One window of the Bifidobacteriaceae bacterium genome contains the following:
- a CDS encoding beta-glucosidase has protein sequence MRRVNRVVAVMAALAVAGGCQLVGQGSGNPSAAPTVGLEEARKQAAAVVAGMTLEQKAAQLIMAPLRPGDDPAVLASRQVGAVVLLGDGWDSAAKVKAATAPLREAAEEWPARLWIAADQEGGQIQRLRGTGFETIPDGIGQGKMKPRELREAAQTWGGELLDVGVNLDLAPVVDLVDPADRQANAPVGSLRRDYGLDAAGTAEHAKAFIEGMRAAGVGTAVKHFPGLGRVTGNTDLTTQGVEDAVTDREAESVQAFADVFEAGPTMVMVSVATYSKMDPTGPGALSPTVIMGLLREQLGWRGVVVSDSLSAAAAAVNVSGPLSVEDRILTFLGAGGDIACFGVADEAWAALDGLIAKAQSDPTVVEMIDQAAMRVIAAKAQAGLV, from the coding sequence GTGCGGAGAGTGAATCGGGTGGTGGCCGTCATGGCCGCCTTGGCGGTGGCGGGCGGTTGCCAGCTTGTGGGTCAGGGAAGCGGAAACCCCTCCGCGGCGCCCACAGTCGGGCTGGAGGAGGCCCGGAAGCAGGCCGCGGCGGTGGTCGCGGGGATGACCCTGGAGCAGAAGGCCGCCCAGCTGATCATGGCGCCGCTGCGGCCCGGCGACGACCCGGCCGTCCTGGCCAGTCGTCAGGTCGGGGCGGTGGTGCTGCTGGGCGACGGCTGGGATTCGGCCGCGAAGGTCAAGGCCGCGACGGCGCCCCTGCGCGAGGCGGCTGAGGAGTGGCCGGCCCGGCTCTGGATCGCGGCCGATCAGGAGGGCGGACAGATCCAACGGCTCCGGGGAACCGGCTTCGAGACCATCCCGGACGGGATCGGGCAAGGGAAAATGAAGCCGCGCGAACTGCGGGAGGCGGCGCAAACCTGGGGCGGCGAGCTTCTGGACGTGGGGGTCAACCTGGACTTGGCGCCGGTCGTGGACCTGGTGGACCCGGCGGATCGCCAGGCCAACGCGCCGGTCGGGTCGCTGCGGCGCGACTATGGCCTGGACGCCGCCGGGACGGCCGAACACGCGAAGGCCTTCATCGAAGGCATGAGGGCTGCGGGTGTGGGCACGGCGGTCAAACACTTTCCCGGGCTGGGCCGTGTCACCGGGAACACCGACCTGACCACGCAGGGGGTTGAGGACGCGGTGACGGACCGTGAGGCCGAGTCGGTCCAGGCCTTCGCCGACGTTTTCGAGGCGGGCCCCACCATGGTCATGGTGTCGGTGGCGACCTACTCGAAGATGGACCCGACCGGACCGGGCGCGCTCTCTCCGACCGTGATCATGGGGCTGCTGCGGGAGCAATTGGGCTGGCGGGGCGTGGTGGTCTCGGATTCGCTTTCCGCGGCCGCGGCCGCGGTCAATGTCTCCGGGCCGTTGTCGGTGGAGGACAGGATTCTGACGTTCCTCGGGGCCGGCGGCGACATCGCGTGCTTCGGCGTGGCGGACGAGGCGTGGGCGGCGCTGGACGGCCTGATCGCCAAGGCGCAGTCCGACCCGACCGTGGTGGAAATGATCGACCAGGCGGCCATGCGGGTGATCGCGGCCAAGGCCCAGGCGGGGCTGGTCTGA
- a CDS encoding DUF2550 domain-containing protein, which translates to MPQALAVTLVGALVVAVGLLGLVWLRWQYLRARPGYFPCTVVEGEGAKRRERTGLAAFGPLALDWFARDSLSPAPAHQWPRRGLTIKTRPLDDSSRGGWQVVNLNSDGTGYLLVISRGASSGLLSWIEAGPSRSDTAP; encoded by the coding sequence ATGCCGCAAGCGCTAGCCGTCACGCTGGTTGGCGCGCTAGTTGTGGCGGTCGGCCTGCTCGGCTTGGTGTGGCTGCGCTGGCAGTACCTGCGGGCCCGCCCCGGCTACTTCCCCTGCACGGTCGTCGAGGGAGAGGGCGCGAAGCGCCGCGAGCGCACCGGCCTGGCGGCTTTTGGGCCGCTGGCGTTGGATTGGTTTGCCCGCGACTCGCTCAGCCCCGCACCCGCGCACCAGTGGCCCAGGCGCGGCCTGACCATCAAGACGCGCCCTTTAGACGACTCCTCAAGGGGCGGCTGGCAGGTCGTCAACCTCAATTCGGACGGCACGGGTTACCTGTTGGTGATCTCACGCGGCGCCTCGAGCGGGCTCTTGTCCTGGATCGAGGCCGGTCCCAGCCGCTCTGACACCGCCCCCTGA
- a CDS encoding glycosyltransferase family 4 protein translates to MTRLTPMRRAWSQVTRSRHRLPPSLDGLVERLKWSFARAPANLRLAPAAAGPEPRVLIAPTNFAGQGHAWAAALTRQGPGGAVNWAFLAGPGFGFKADYIQPISVNSASGRFQSAQFARVADHCQAVVIESGWPLFGRLFGYSAAREALALETVGLAVAALWHGSDIRLPSEHRAAHPLSPYALPELRSRAAELESTALRHRRSMLHLGLPQLVSTPDLLDQVKDAAWCPVVVNPDVFAAGRAEGAAPILAGGRPKVVHIPSDPLVKGTDLVDPVLRRLADAGRIEYIRAEGLTAAEVLALYARADVVADQFRMGIYGVAAAEAMALGRLVVSDVDQSVRASVAERTGLVLPIEQTPAQDLAERLEQMIRDPVPFRALAARGPAFAAAVHSGARSAAALTAALGLEWPSQAQFSSLTPDG, encoded by the coding sequence ATGACGCGCCTTACGCCAATGCGGCGGGCTTGGTCCCAGGTGACGCGTTCGCGCCACCGGCTGCCGCCCAGCTTGGACGGGCTGGTGGAGCGCCTCAAGTGGTCCTTCGCCCGGGCGCCCGCCAACCTGAGGTTGGCCCCGGCCGCCGCCGGGCCGGAACCGCGCGTGCTGATCGCGCCGACCAACTTCGCCGGGCAGGGCCACGCCTGGGCGGCCGCGCTGACCAGGCAGGGTCCGGGCGGGGCCGTCAACTGGGCCTTCCTGGCCGGTCCGGGATTCGGGTTCAAAGCCGACTACATCCAGCCGATCAGCGTCAACTCGGCTTCCGGACGGTTCCAATCGGCGCAGTTCGCCAGGGTCGCGGACCACTGCCAGGCGGTGGTGATCGAGTCCGGCTGGCCGCTTTTTGGGCGGCTGTTCGGCTACTCCGCGGCGCGGGAGGCGCTCGCCCTTGAGACCGTGGGCCTGGCGGTGGCCGCGCTTTGGCACGGCTCGGACATCCGCCTGCCGTCCGAGCACCGGGCCGCCCACCCGCTCAGCCCCTACGCGCTGCCGGAACTGCGGTCGCGGGCGGCCGAGTTGGAATCCACCGCCCTGCGCCACCGCCGGTCCATGCTGCACCTGGGCCTGCCGCAGCTTGTCTCCACGCCCGATCTGCTGGACCAGGTCAAAGACGCCGCCTGGTGCCCGGTGGTGGTGAACCCGGACGTGTTCGCGGCGGGTCGCGCCGAGGGGGCCGCGCCGATCCTCGCGGGCGGACGCCCCAAGGTGGTCCACATCCCCTCCGATCCGCTGGTCAAGGGCACCGACTTGGTCGACCCGGTCCTGCGCCGCCTGGCGGACGCGGGCCGGATCGAGTACATCCGCGCCGAGGGCCTGACCGCCGCCGAGGTGCTCGCCCTGTACGCCCGCGCCGACGTGGTGGCCGACCAGTTCCGGATGGGCATTTACGGGGTCGCGGCGGCGGAGGCGATGGCCTTGGGGCGCCTCGTGGTGTCCGATGTCGACCAGTCGGTCCGCGCCTCCGTCGCCGAACGCACGGGGCTGGTTCTGCCGATTGAGCAGACGCCCGCCCAGGACTTGGCCGAGCGCCTGGAGCAGATGATCCGGGATCCGGTCCCGTTCCGGGCGCTGGCCGCGCGGGGCCCGGCTTTCGCGGCGGCGGTCCATTCGGGCGCCCGCTCGGCTGCGGCCCTGACCGCCGCCTTGGGCCTTGAGTGGCCAAGTCAGGCCCAGTTCTCCTCCTTGACCCCAGACGGGTAG
- a CDS encoding DUF4956 domain-containing protein, producing MFDVILPLADAVCIAILVLGLYYPRHRRRDLVAAFLAVNVGVLAVAAALAATSVNVGLGLGLFGVLALIRLRSAELRQHEIGYYFASLALGLIGGLAAPMGWAAVAFMAVIVLVLGLADWRGAARVARPVTVVLPGLTAPGPDLDARLAAVFGAAPSKAEVRKLDAVRGETVIAVRLPVPAVAPAGAAPPPANAPAAVPPAMP from the coding sequence ATGTTCGACGTCATTTTGCCGTTAGCCGATGCGGTCTGCATCGCCATCCTGGTGCTGGGGCTCTACTACCCCCGGCACCGGCGGCGGGATCTGGTCGCCGCCTTCCTGGCGGTCAACGTGGGCGTTCTGGCCGTCGCGGCGGCGCTCGCCGCCACCTCCGTGAACGTGGGCCTGGGCTTGGGCCTGTTCGGCGTGTTGGCGCTGATCCGGCTGCGCAGCGCCGAATTGCGCCAGCATGAGATCGGCTACTACTTCGCCAGTCTGGCCCTGGGCCTGATCGGCGGGCTGGCCGCGCCCATGGGCTGGGCGGCCGTGGCCTTCATGGCGGTGATCGTGCTGGTCCTGGGGCTGGCCGACTGGCGGGGCGCCGCCCGCGTCGCCCGGCCGGTGACAGTGGTCCTGCCCGGCTTGACCGCGCCGGGGCCGGACCTCGACGCCCGCCTCGCGGCTGTGTTCGGCGCGGCGCCGTCCAAAGCCGAGGTGAGGAAACTAGACGCCGTCCGCGGTGAAACCGTCATCGCGGTGCGGCTGCCGGTGCCGGCCGTCGCGCCGGCCGGCGCCGCGCCCCCTCCCGCAAACGCCCCGGCGGCGGTGCCGCCAGCTATGCCATGA
- a CDS encoding F0F1 ATP synthase subunit gamma, which yields MAGSQRVYRARIKSTQSLKKIFRAMELIAASRIGRARDAAARQRPYAAALTRAVSLAATHVGEEIRHPLLTERPDVKRVALLVMAADRGMAGAYTANVLREAEAHAAELAEQGFQVDRYVVGRRALSYYEFRGVPVRRAWLGSSDSPSFPVAKEIASTLLAAFTAPAEADDAVGQLHVVYTHFKNMVSQAPRMVRMLPLEFVEDVADPEAIIQVEERVTAQLAKAEIFPLYSFEPSPAGVLDALLPRYVRSRILDCLLQAAASELANRQRAMHTATDNAEDLVRKYTRLANQARQADITQEISEIVSGADALAAGR from the coding sequence ATGGCGGGTTCGCAAAGGGTTTACCGGGCGCGCATCAAGTCCACCCAGTCCCTGAAGAAGATCTTCCGGGCAATGGAGTTGATCGCGGCCAGCCGGATTGGCCGGGCGCGTGACGCGGCCGCGCGCCAGCGGCCCTACGCCGCCGCGCTGACCAGGGCGGTCTCGCTGGCCGCCACCCACGTCGGCGAGGAGATCCGGCACCCGCTGCTGACCGAGCGGCCGGATGTGAAGCGGGTGGCCCTGCTGGTCATGGCGGCGGACCGGGGCATGGCCGGCGCCTACACCGCCAACGTTCTGAGGGAGGCGGAGGCCCACGCCGCCGAACTGGCGGAGCAGGGTTTCCAAGTGGACCGCTATGTGGTGGGCCGGCGCGCCTTGAGCTACTACGAGTTCCGGGGCGTCCCAGTCCGCCGGGCGTGGCTCGGCTCCTCCGACTCGCCCTCCTTCCCGGTCGCCAAGGAGATCGCGAGCACGCTTTTGGCGGCGTTCACGGCGCCCGCCGAAGCCGACGATGCCGTTGGGCAGCTTCACGTTGTCTACACCCATTTCAAGAACATGGTTTCCCAGGCGCCGCGCATGGTGCGGATGCTGCCGCTGGAGTTCGTGGAGGACGTGGCGGACCCGGAGGCGATCATCCAGGTCGAGGAGCGGGTGACCGCCCAACTCGCCAAGGCCGAGATCTTCCCCCTGTACAGCTTCGAGCCCAGCCCCGCCGGAGTGCTGGACGCGCTGCTGCCGCGCTACGTGCGCAGCCGCATCCTGGACTGCCTGCTGCAGGCGGCGGCATCGGAACTGGCGAACCGGCAACGGGCCATGCATACCGCCACGGACAACGCCGAAGACCTGGTGCGCAAGTACACGCGGCTGGCCAACCAAGCCCGCCAAGCCGACATCACGCAGGAGATCAGCGAAATCGTTTCCGGCGCGGACGCCCTGGCGGCCGGCCGATGA
- a CDS encoding carbohydrate-binding domain-containing protein — MRRLLPTAASALAAGLAVALAACSPSQGGGTGGGNAGGGTGATASGDVSDAPADVAEALADSLASHWAPKDADYADPEFIDLSEGSAAITKPGAYRLAGKLADGQVKVEVEKKGLVQLVLDGADITSETSSAIDIEEADEVVIILADGSANTLTDAAVYQNAGEEPDAALFSKVDLTLAGSGALTVTGRAGDGIAGKDGLVIAGGNVTVKAADDAVKGRDYLRLTGGSLTVDAGGDGLKATNSEDPGAGYVLLEGGELKVNAGTDCVDAATSALVTGGVAELACGDDAIHGDQTLVVDGGATLVTDCKEGLEAPVLVVAGGEVTITASDDAVNAAAGQSSEGGQEGGGRRDWAGGRPSRAPGGPGPGQSGGRPGGAMGVQYGVQLTITGGVLTVHAGSDGIDSNGPGVISGGEITVYAPANGMNGPFDIADGGPVVTGGTVIAYGLGQSRGSIMPPESESTQGWLYATLDGGGEGGSPIAVAGPDGAVLATLTPDQSVSALVFSRPDVVADSVYTVEGAAVTAGQAPAESDRGRFRRQRG; from the coding sequence ATGAGGCGCCTGCTGCCGACGGCCGCCTCCGCTCTGGCCGCGGGCCTGGCGGTCGCGCTCGCCGCCTGTTCCCCGAGCCAAGGCGGCGGGACTGGCGGCGGCAACGCGGGCGGCGGAACGGGGGCAACCGCCTCCGGCGACGTCTCCGACGCCCCGGCTGATGTTGCCGAAGCGCTGGCGGATTCCCTCGCCAGCCACTGGGCGCCCAAAGACGCCGACTACGCCGACCCGGAGTTCATCGACCTGAGCGAGGGCTCCGCCGCCATCACAAAGCCGGGCGCCTACCGCCTGGCCGGGAAACTGGCGGACGGCCAGGTCAAGGTTGAGGTGGAGAAAAAGGGCCTGGTCCAGCTTGTTCTGGACGGAGCCGACATCACATCGGAGACGTCCAGCGCAATCGACATCGAGGAGGCCGACGAGGTCGTGATCATCCTCGCCGACGGATCGGCCAACACCCTGACGGACGCCGCCGTCTACCAGAACGCGGGCGAGGAGCCGGACGCCGCGCTGTTCTCCAAGGTGGACCTGACATTGGCCGGCTCGGGAGCGTTGACGGTGACGGGCCGGGCCGGGGACGGCATAGCCGGCAAAGACGGCCTGGTGATCGCCGGCGGGAACGTCACCGTCAAGGCCGCCGATGACGCGGTCAAGGGCCGCGACTACCTGCGCTTGACCGGCGGCTCTTTGACGGTGGACGCCGGCGGCGACGGCCTCAAAGCCACCAACTCGGAGGATCCGGGGGCTGGCTACGTGCTGCTGGAGGGCGGCGAACTCAAGGTCAACGCGGGGACGGACTGCGTCGACGCGGCGACCTCCGCACTGGTCACGGGCGGCGTGGCGGAACTCGCCTGCGGCGACGACGCGATCCACGGCGACCAAACGCTGGTCGTGGACGGCGGCGCGACCTTGGTCACCGACTGCAAGGAGGGCCTGGAGGCCCCGGTTCTGGTGGTGGCCGGAGGCGAGGTCACGATCACCGCCAGCGACGATGCCGTCAACGCCGCCGCCGGTCAAAGCTCCGAAGGCGGCCAGGAGGGCGGCGGCCGGCGGGACTGGGCCGGCGGCCGGCCCTCGCGCGCCCCGGGAGGGCCGGGTCCGGGCCAAAGCGGCGGTCGGCCGGGCGGCGCGATGGGCGTGCAATACGGCGTGCAGTTGACCATCACCGGAGGGGTGCTGACGGTTCACGCCGGTTCGGACGGGATCGACTCCAACGGGCCCGGCGTCATCTCCGGGGGCGAAATCACCGTCTACGCCCCGGCGAACGGCATGAACGGGCCGTTCGACATAGCCGACGGTGGCCCGGTCGTCACGGGCGGAACCGTGATCGCGTACGGCTTGGGCCAAAGCCGGGGCTCGATCATGCCGCCCGAATCCGAATCGACCCAGGGCTGGCTCTACGCGACCTTGGACGGCGGCGGCGAGGGCGGCAGCCCCATCGCCGTGGCCGGGCCGGACGGCGCCGTCCTCGCCACGCTGACCCCGGATCAATCCGTGTCCGCTTTGGTCTTTTCCCGCCCGGACGTGGTCGCGGACTCGGTCTACACGGTCGAAGGCGCCGCCGTCACCGCGGGCCAGGCCCCGGCCGAGTCGGACCGGGGCCGGTTCCGTCGCCAGCGCGGCTAG
- the atpD gene encoding F0F1 ATP synthase subunit beta, producing MTSTTVEAEVTRNPAPTQGRVARVIGPVVDVEFPGDAIPEIYNALTTEIELEEEGAGKRRITVTLEVEQHLGDNLVRAIAMKPTDGLVRGAVVQDTGGPISVPVGDVTKGHVFNVIGDVLNLEPGEELKVTERWGIHRDPPPFDELEGRTQMFETGIKVIDLLTPYVQGGKIGLFGGAGVGKTVLIQEMIYRVANNHDGVSVFAGVGERTREGNDLIAEMTESGVIKQTALVFGQMDEPPGVRLRVALSALTMAEYFRDIQHQDVLLFIDNIFRFTQAGSEVSTLLGRMPSAVGYQPNLADEMGELQERITSTRGHSITSMQAIYVPADDYTDPAPATTFAHLDATTELSRDIASRGLYPAVDPLASTSRILDPRYVGEDHYATATRVKQILQRNKELQDIIAILGVDELSEEDKIVVNRARRIQQFLSQNTYMATQFTGVEGSTVPLGETIEAFRRIADGEFDHVAEQAFFNIGGLEDLERNWARLQKELG from the coding sequence ATGACCAGCACCACTGTAGAAGCCGAGGTCACGCGCAACCCGGCGCCCACCCAGGGGCGGGTGGCACGGGTGATTGGGCCCGTCGTGGACGTCGAATTCCCGGGCGACGCGATTCCCGAGATCTATAACGCCTTGACCACCGAGATCGAACTGGAGGAGGAGGGCGCCGGCAAGCGGCGCATCACCGTCACCCTCGAGGTCGAACAGCACCTGGGCGACAACCTGGTCCGCGCCATCGCCATGAAGCCGACTGACGGCCTGGTCCGCGGCGCCGTGGTCCAGGACACCGGCGGCCCCATCTCGGTGCCCGTGGGCGACGTCACCAAGGGCCACGTGTTCAACGTGATCGGCGACGTGCTCAACCTGGAGCCGGGCGAGGAGCTCAAGGTGACGGAGCGGTGGGGCATCCACCGCGACCCGCCGCCGTTTGACGAGCTGGAGGGCCGGACCCAGATGTTCGAGACCGGCATCAAGGTGATCGACCTGCTGACGCCGTACGTCCAGGGCGGCAAGATCGGCCTGTTCGGCGGCGCGGGCGTCGGCAAGACGGTGCTGATCCAGGAGATGATCTACCGGGTGGCCAACAACCACGACGGCGTGTCCGTGTTCGCCGGCGTGGGGGAGCGCACCCGCGAGGGCAACGACTTGATCGCGGAGATGACCGAGTCCGGCGTGATCAAGCAGACCGCGCTGGTGTTCGGCCAGATGGACGAGCCGCCGGGCGTGCGCCTGCGGGTGGCTCTGTCCGCTTTGACCATGGCGGAGTACTTCCGCGACATCCAACACCAGGACGTGCTGTTGTTCATCGACAACATCTTCCGTTTCACGCAGGCTGGCTCGGAGGTCTCCACCCTGCTGGGCCGCATGCCGTCCGCCGTGGGCTACCAGCCGAACCTGGCAGATGAGATGGGCGAGCTCCAAGAGCGCATCACCTCGACGCGCGGCCACTCGATCACGTCGATGCAGGCCATTTACGTGCCGGCGGACGACTACACCGACCCGGCCCCGGCCACCACGTTCGCGCACCTGGACGCCACCACCGAACTGTCCCGCGACATCGCCTCGCGCGGCCTGTACCCGGCGGTGGACCCGCTGGCCTCCACCTCCCGCATCCTGGACCCGCGCTACGTGGGCGAGGACCACTACGCTACCGCCACCAGGGTCAAGCAGATCCTCCAGCGCAACAAGGAGCTCCAGGACATCATTGCCATTCTGGGCGTGGACGAATTGTCCGAGGAAGACAAGATCGTGGTTAACCGGGCCCGGCGCATCCAGCAGTTCTTGTCGCAGAACACCTACATGGCCACCCAGTTCACCGGCGTGGAGGGCTCGACAGTGCCTTTGGGGGAGACTATCGAGGCGTTCCGGCGCATCGCCGACGGCGAGTTCGACCATGTGGCCGAGCAGGCCTTCTTCAACATCGGCGGCCTGGAGGACCTGGAGCGCAACTGGGCCAGGCTGCAGAAGGAACTTGGCTGA
- the nucS gene encoding endonuclease NucS produces the protein MRLVVAHCAVDYSGRLGAHLDPARRLLMLKADGSVLIHADGGSYKPLNWMNPPCRLVELEPEPAEAEAGVQAVWEVSHLKSDDRLRIQLYEILHDIDTPLGTEPGLVKDGVEAHLQALLAEQVEVVGPGLRLIRREYATAIGPVDLLLRDAAGGTVAVEVKRRGDIDGVEQLTRYVELLKRDPLLTPVRGVLAAQAIKPQAQVLAQDRGLDCVILDYDAMRGMDDPSTRLF, from the coding sequence ATGCGGCTGGTGGTGGCGCACTGTGCGGTCGACTATTCGGGGCGGTTGGGCGCCCACCTGGACCCGGCCCGGCGCCTGCTCATGCTGAAGGCGGACGGCTCGGTCCTGATCCACGCCGACGGCGGCTCCTACAAGCCGCTGAACTGGATGAACCCGCCCTGCAGGCTGGTCGAGCTGGAGCCGGAGCCGGCCGAGGCGGAGGCCGGCGTGCAAGCGGTCTGGGAGGTCAGCCACCTCAAGAGCGACGACCGTCTGCGGATCCAGCTGTATGAGATCCTGCATGACATCGACACCCCCCTGGGGACCGAGCCGGGGCTGGTCAAGGACGGCGTGGAAGCGCACCTGCAGGCGCTGCTGGCCGAACAAGTCGAGGTGGTGGGACCCGGTCTGAGGCTGATCCGGCGGGAATACGCGACCGCGATCGGGCCGGTCGACTTGCTGCTGCGGGACGCGGCTGGAGGCACTGTCGCCGTGGAAGTCAAACGCCGGGGGGACATAGATGGAGTAGAACAACTCACTCGTTATGTGGAATTACTCAAACGCGACCCTTTGTTGACGCCGGTTCGCGGCGTGCTGGCGGCCCAGGCGATCAAGCCCCAAGCCCAAGTGTTGGCGCAGGACAGAGGTCTGGACTGCGTGATTCTCGACTACGACGCGATGCGGGGGATGGACGATCCGTCGACCCGCTTGTTCTAG
- a CDS encoding glycosyltransferase, with translation MPHVVYIAWGFPPSRSGGTYRQLATANALAAEGWSVSVVTVDRTAFTKITGADLSLEERVDPRVRVLRTRFAWPLRNGDRSTWSLARRLRPGLWRKVRAAYEKAVFPEVGYAEWLKTLRLALADVHRRHPIDLVLATGNPHVAFAAAHQFHRATGVPYVIDYRDAWLLGVFDGEQIYPDRSRPARWERRLMDTAAQAWFINQDILDWHAARYTHAASRFRRVPNGWDPELLALDDSQAADAVRPGSSLSPGARPLTFGYLGTISANAPMPEAIAGWRAAKERGLIPRDAVLKLGGYLGYFGAQPDPARDPVAAAVLGAAADGVEFVGRVDKAQVGAFYAGLDALVLPIRAGRYVTSGKVYEYVATGKPVVSLHSAEAGASRVLDGYPLWALSGGLDVDAVAAAFGRGAELVRGLTPADAAEALAFGQRFSRQRQLGPAIAGLKDLLAA, from the coding sequence ATGCCGCACGTCGTCTACATCGCCTGGGGCTTCCCGCCGTCCCGCTCCGGCGGCACCTATCGTCAGCTGGCCACCGCCAACGCGCTGGCGGCCGAGGGCTGGTCGGTCTCCGTGGTGACCGTGGACCGGACGGCGTTCACCAAGATCACTGGGGCGGACCTGTCCCTCGAGGAGCGAGTCGACCCCCGCGTCCGGGTCCTGCGGACCCGTTTCGCCTGGCCGCTGCGGAACGGCGACCGGTCGACCTGGTCGCTGGCCCGGCGCCTCCGACCCGGCCTGTGGCGCAAAGTCCGCGCCGCCTATGAGAAAGCGGTGTTCCCGGAGGTCGGCTACGCCGAATGGTTGAAGACCCTGCGCCTCGCGCTGGCGGACGTCCACCGCCGCCACCCCATCGACCTGGTGCTCGCCACCGGCAATCCGCATGTCGCCTTCGCCGCCGCCCATCAATTCCACCGCGCGACGGGCGTTCCCTATGTGATCGACTACCGCGACGCCTGGCTTCTGGGCGTGTTCGACGGCGAGCAGATCTACCCCGACCGCTCCCGTCCGGCCCGCTGGGAGCGCCGCCTGATGGACACCGCCGCCCAAGCCTGGTTCATCAACCAGGACATCTTGGACTGGCACGCCGCCCGTTATACGCACGCCGCCAGCCGCTTCCGGCGGGTCCCGAACGGCTGGGACCCGGAGTTGCTGGCCCTTGACGACAGCCAAGCCGCCGATGCCGTCCGGCCGGGTTCCAGCCTCTCCCCCGGCGCCCGGCCGCTGACTTTCGGCTATCTGGGCACCATCTCCGCCAACGCCCCCATGCCGGAGGCGATCGCGGGCTGGCGGGCGGCCAAGGAGCGGGGCCTGATCCCGCGGGACGCCGTCCTCAAGCTGGGCGGCTACCTGGGTTACTTCGGCGCGCAACCCGATCCGGCGCGGGATCCGGTGGCGGCGGCGGTGCTCGGCGCGGCCGCCGACGGCGTCGAGTTTGTCGGGCGGGTCGACAAGGCCCAGGTCGGCGCCTTCTACGCCGGGCTGGACGCCCTGGTCCTGCCGATCCGGGCGGGCCGCTACGTCACCTCCGGCAAGGTCTACGAATATGTGGCCACCGGCAAGCCGGTGGTGTCGCTCCATTCGGCCGAGGCGGGGGCCTCCCGCGTGTTGGACGGCTACCCGCTCTGGGCGCTGTCCGGCGGCCTGGACGTGGACGCGGTCGCGGCGGCCTTCGGCCGGGGGGCGGAACTGGTCCGCGGGCTGACGCCGGCCGACGCCGCCGAGGCGTTGGCCTTCGGCCAGCGTTTCTCCCGCCAACGCCAACTCGGCCCCGCGATCGCGGGCCTGAAGGACCTTCTGGCCGCCTGA
- a CDS encoding cob(I)yrinic acid a,c-diamide adenosyltransferase, with the protein MVVLSRIATRAGDDGLTQLGDLSRVSKTDPRIEAVGSVAEAAAAIGVARAFGLAPRLDRWAEQLLQELFDLGADLATPLPAACPVRSRRRSVPRVDQARTAAWDQVIQDLAEELGPLRSFVLPGGPPAAAHLHLAVTVARRAERAAWHAAGAHGIGGEGGLNPEALRYLNRLSDLLFQLARAAGGEGELWRPESGGGVRAAGTGLDPGQEPARGAA; encoded by the coding sequence ATGGTTGTGTTGTCTCGGATCGCCACCCGCGCCGGCGACGACGGTTTGACCCAGTTGGGGGACCTCAGCCGCGTGTCGAAGACCGACCCCCGGATTGAGGCCGTGGGCTCGGTCGCCGAGGCCGCGGCCGCCATCGGGGTGGCCCGCGCCTTCGGCCTGGCGCCCCGGTTGGACCGCTGGGCCGAACAGTTGCTCCAAGAATTGTTCGACCTGGGGGCCGACCTGGCCACGCCGCTGCCCGCCGCCTGTCCCGTCCGGTCGCGCCGTCGGAGCGTCCCCCGCGTCGATCAGGCCCGGACGGCCGCCTGGGACCAGGTCATCCAGGACCTGGCCGAGGAACTCGGACCGCTGCGCTCGTTCGTTCTGCCCGGTGGGCCGCCGGCCGCCGCCCACCTTCATCTGGCGGTCACGGTGGCGAGGCGGGCGGAACGGGCGGCCTGGCACGCTGCAGGGGCGCACGGCATCGGCGGCGAAGGCGGTCTCAACCCCGAGGCGCTGCGCTACCTGAACCGGCTGTCCGACCTGCTGTTCCAGTTGGCGCGCGCGGCCGGCGGGGAGGGCGAGCTCTGGCGGCCGGAGTCAGGGGGCGGTGTCAGAGCGGCTGGGACCGGCCTCGATCCAGGACAAGAGCCCGCTCGAGGCGCCGCGTGA
- a CDS encoding F0F1 ATP synthase subunit epsilon — translation MAALNVEVADWEGQVWQGLASFFTAPSVDGSIGVYPRHEPLLAILREGEVKILAVDAPEAIVRITGGFLSVDSDIVTVVADEARLMTPAK, via the coding sequence ATGGCGGCGCTGAACGTCGAGGTCGCGGACTGGGAGGGCCAGGTCTGGCAGGGGCTGGCCAGCTTTTTCACCGCGCCCAGCGTGGATGGCTCGATCGGCGTCTACCCGCGTCACGAGCCGCTGCTGGCCATTCTGCGCGAGGGCGAGGTCAAGATTCTGGCCGTCGACGCGCCGGAGGCGATTGTTCGCATCACCGGGGGGTTTCTGTCCGTCGATTCCGATATTGTGACCGTAGTCGCGGACGAGGCGCGACTGATGACGCCAGCCAAATAG